A single window of Oreochromis aureus strain Israel breed Guangdong linkage group 7, ZZ_aureus, whole genome shotgun sequence DNA harbors:
- the ptges gene encoding prostaglandin E synthase codes for MLRNSVFSCFVFYGVLLVLKMYVIAVITGQMRLRKKAFANPEDALRHGGLQYHREDPYVERCRRAHINDMENILPFLFLGAIYSMTGPSLWVARLHFLVFFICRVLHSVAYLLALQAPTRSVAYTVAQIPCVSMAVQILMAVKSYA; via the exons ATGTTAAGAAACTCGGTTTTCTCCTGCTTTGTTTTCTACGGCGTGCTGCTGGTGTTAAAGATGTACGTAATAGCGGTCATAACGGGACAAATGAGACTGCGTAAAAAG GCTTTTGCCAACCCCGAGGACGCGCTGAGACACGGAGGTTTACAGTATCACAGAGAGGATCCATATGTGGAAAGATGTCGGAG AGCTCATATTAACGACATGGAGAACATCCTCCCTTTTCTCTTCTTGGGCGCCATCTATTCCATGACCGGACCTTCACTCTGGGTGGCACGGCTTCACTTCCTCGTCTTCTTCATCTGCCGTGTGCTGCACAGCGTTGCCTACCTGCTGGCCCTGCAAGCACCGACACGGTCCGTGGCCTACACTGTTGCTCAGATTCCCTGTGTGTCCATGGCTGTGCAGATCCTGATGGCAGTCAAATCATAcgcctaa